The Poseidonibacter lekithochrous region AGAAGAGTTAGGAAAGTATTGTGTTTAAAGAAATTTTTGTTTTTTATTAGTTTGATTATAATTTTAGTTAGGTCGAAACCTAACTAAAATTTATGATTCTTCGTTTTTTACTTTTGGTAAAATAAGATTTAAGAAAATACCAACAATTGCTCCAAGACCAATTCCTGAAAATGGAACACCACCAAAGTTGAATGTCATTCCACCAATTGAGAATACTAAAATCATAGAAACAATTACCATATTTCTAGGACAAGTAAAATCAGTATTAGCTCGTACTAACGTAGAAATACCTAATGTTGCAATAATACCAAATAATAACAACATAATTCCACCCATAATAGGAGTAGGAATAGTAGATAATAAACCACCTAATTTACCAACAAATGCAAGTAAAATAGCAGCAATTGCAGCCCAAGTCATAATAGCTGGGTTGTAAGCTTTAGTTACAGTAACAGCACCTGTTACTTCAGAATAAGTAGTATTAGGTGGACCACCAAATAATGCAGCAACTGAAGTTGCAAGACCATCACCTAATAATGTATTTTTTAAACCTGGCTTTTTTAAATAGTCTTGTTTAGTTACATTCGAAATTGCTAACATATCACCAATATGTTCAATAGCAGGAGCAATTGCAATTGGTAAAATAAAGATAATAGCTTGCCAGTTAAACTCAGGAGCTGTGAAGTTTGGCATAGCAAACCAAGCTGCTTTTTCAAAAGTAGTAAAATCAACAATACCATAAGATAAAGCTAAAATATATCCAGCAATAATACCACATAAAATTGGAATTAATTTAAAAATGCCTTTAGATAATAATGATACAAAAACTGTAACAAATAAAGCAACCATTGACACTAC contains the following coding sequences:
- a CDS encoding uracil-xanthine permease family protein, whose amino-acid sequence is MKPTDYNFRVKDSILGLQFLFVAFGALVLVPILTGLDPSVALFTAGIGTLVFQFVNRGAIPPIFLASSFAFIAPISYGVKTWGIAATMSGLVAAGFLYVILSLLIRLKGDNFLHRLLPPVVVGPVIMSIGLILSPVAVNLAMGKSGDGSFELVPFETAIVVSMVALFVTVFVSLLSKGIFKLIPILCGIIAGYILALSYGIVDFTTFEKAAWFAMPNFTAPEFNWQAIIFILPIAIAPAIEHIGDMLAISNVTKQDYLKKPGLKNTLLGDGLATSVAALFGGPPNTTYSEVTGAVTVTKAYNPAIMTWAAIAAILLAFVGKLGGLLSTIPTPIMGGIMLLLFGIIATLGISTLVRANTDFTCPRNMVIVSMILVFSIGGMTFNFGGVPFSGIGLGAIVGIFLNLILPKVKNEES